Proteins encoded in a region of the Leopardus geoffroyi isolate Oge1 chromosome E2, O.geoffroyi_Oge1_pat1.0, whole genome shotgun sequence genome:
- the LOC123578918 gene encoding cytochrome P450 2F5 isoform X1, which produces MLSHFVPQMPAAAFTIDSMSTAILLLLLALTCVFLMLNSRGKSRLPPGPRPLPLLGNLLQLRSQDMLTSLTKLSKVYGSVYTVYLGPRRVVVLSGYQTVKEALVDQGDDFSGRGDYPTFLNFTKGNGLAFSNGDRWKALRRFSIQILRNFGMGKKSIEERILEEGRFLLAELRKTEGRPFDPTFVLSRSVSNIICSVIFGSRFDYDDERLLTIIRLINDNFQIMSTPWGELYNVFPSVLDWLPGPHRRLFRNFGRMKDLIARSVRDHQDSLDPSSPRDFIDCFLSKMAQEKQDPHSHFHMDTLLMTTHNLLFGGTETVGTTLRHAFLVLMKYPKVQARVQEEIDSVVGRARLPALEDRAAMPYTDAVIHEVQRFADVIPMNLPHRVTRDTAFRGFQIPKGTDVITLLNTVHYDPSQFLTPQEFNPEHFLDANQSFKKSPAFMPFSAGRRVCLGESLARMELFLYLTAILQNFSLQPLGAPEDIDLTPLSSGLGNLPRPFQVCLRAR; this is translated from the exons ATGCTCTCCCACTTCGTTCCCCAGATGCCTGCGGCTGCTTTCACCATAGACAGTATGAGCACAGCCATCTTGCTCCTGCTCCTGGCTCTCACCTGTGTGTTCCTGATGCTCAATTCAAGGGGCAAGAGCCGGCTGCCCCCAGGCCCTAGGCCTCTCCCACTCCTGGGAAACCTGCTGCAGCTTCGCTCCCAAGACATGCTGACTTCTCTTACCAAG CTGAGCAAGGTCTATGGCTCGGTGTACACAGTGTACCTGGGGCCCAGACGCGTAGTGGTCCTCAGCGGGTACCAAACCGTGAAGGAGGCCCTTGTGGACCAAGGGGACGATTTTAGTGGCCGCGGCGACTACCCCACCTTTCTCAACTTCACTAAGGGCAATG GCCTCGCCTTCTCCAATGGGGACCGGTGGAAGGCCCTGAGGAGGTTCTCCATCCAGATTCTGCGGAACTTCGGGATGGGGAAGAAGAGCATCGAGGAGCGGATCCTGGAGGAAGGCCGCTTCCTGCTGGCGGAGCTACGGAAAACTGAAG GCAGGCCCTTCGACCCCACGTTCGTGCTCAGCCGCTCGGTGTCGAACATCATCTGCTCTGTGATCTTCGGCAGCCGCTTTGACTACGACGATGAACGTCTGCTCACCATTATCCGCCTCATCAATGACAACTTCCAAATCATGAGCACCCCCTGGGGAGAG ttGTACAACGTCTTTCCAAGCGTCCTGGACTGGTTACCTGGGCCGCACCGACGCCTTTTCCGGAACTTCGGGCGCATGAAGGACCTCATCGCCCGCAGCGTCCGCGACCACCAGGACTCCCTCGACCCCAGCTCTCCCCGCGACTTCATCGATTGCTTCCTCAGCAAGATGGCACAA GAGAAGCAAGACCCGCACAGCCACTTCCACATGGATACCCTGCTGATGACCACACATAACCTGCTCTTTGGGGGCACCGAGACCGTGGGCACCACGCTGCGCCACGCCTTCCTTGTGCTCATGAAGTACCCAAAAGTGCAAG CCCGCGTACAGGAGGAGATCGACAGCGTTGTGGGACGGGCGCGGCTGCCGGCGCTGGAGGACCGAGCGGCCATGCCTTATACAGATGCGGTGATCCACGAGGTACAGCGCTTCGCAGACGTCATCCCCATGAACTTGCCGCACCGCGTCACCCGGGACACAGCCTTTCGCGGCTTCCAGATACCCAAG GGCACGGATGTCATCACCCTCCTTAATACAGTCCACTATGACCCCAGCCAGTTCCTGACGCCCCAGGAATTCAACCCTGAGCATTTTCTGGATGCCAATCAGTCCTTCAAGAAGAGCCCTGCCTTCATGCCCTTCTCAGCCG gTCGCCGAGTGTGCCTGGGCGAGTCGCTGGCGCGCATGGAGCTCTTCCTCTACCTCACCGCCATCCTGCAGAACTTCTCGCTGCAGCCGCTGGGGGCGCCCGAGGACATCGACCTGACGCCGCTCAGCTCCGGGCTCGGCAACTTACCGCGGCCTTTCCAGGTGTGCCTGCGCGCGCGCTGA
- the LOC123578918 gene encoding cytochrome P450 2F5 isoform X2 — translation MPAAAFTIDSMSTAILLLLLALTCVFLMLNSRGKSRLPPGPRPLPLLGNLLQLRSQDMLTSLTKLSKVYGSVYTVYLGPRRVVVLSGYQTVKEALVDQGDDFSGRGDYPTFLNFTKGNGLAFSNGDRWKALRRFSIQILRNFGMGKKSIEERILEEGRFLLAELRKTEGRPFDPTFVLSRSVSNIICSVIFGSRFDYDDERLLTIIRLINDNFQIMSTPWGELYNVFPSVLDWLPGPHRRLFRNFGRMKDLIARSVRDHQDSLDPSSPRDFIDCFLSKMAQEKQDPHSHFHMDTLLMTTHNLLFGGTETVGTTLRHAFLVLMKYPKVQARVQEEIDSVVGRARLPALEDRAAMPYTDAVIHEVQRFADVIPMNLPHRVTRDTAFRGFQIPKGTDVITLLNTVHYDPSQFLTPQEFNPEHFLDANQSFKKSPAFMPFSAGRRVCLGESLARMELFLYLTAILQNFSLQPLGAPEDIDLTPLSSGLGNLPRPFQVCLRAR, via the exons ATGCCTGCGGCTGCTTTCACCATAGACAGTATGAGCACAGCCATCTTGCTCCTGCTCCTGGCTCTCACCTGTGTGTTCCTGATGCTCAATTCAAGGGGCAAGAGCCGGCTGCCCCCAGGCCCTAGGCCTCTCCCACTCCTGGGAAACCTGCTGCAGCTTCGCTCCCAAGACATGCTGACTTCTCTTACCAAG CTGAGCAAGGTCTATGGCTCGGTGTACACAGTGTACCTGGGGCCCAGACGCGTAGTGGTCCTCAGCGGGTACCAAACCGTGAAGGAGGCCCTTGTGGACCAAGGGGACGATTTTAGTGGCCGCGGCGACTACCCCACCTTTCTCAACTTCACTAAGGGCAATG GCCTCGCCTTCTCCAATGGGGACCGGTGGAAGGCCCTGAGGAGGTTCTCCATCCAGATTCTGCGGAACTTCGGGATGGGGAAGAAGAGCATCGAGGAGCGGATCCTGGAGGAAGGCCGCTTCCTGCTGGCGGAGCTACGGAAAACTGAAG GCAGGCCCTTCGACCCCACGTTCGTGCTCAGCCGCTCGGTGTCGAACATCATCTGCTCTGTGATCTTCGGCAGCCGCTTTGACTACGACGATGAACGTCTGCTCACCATTATCCGCCTCATCAATGACAACTTCCAAATCATGAGCACCCCCTGGGGAGAG ttGTACAACGTCTTTCCAAGCGTCCTGGACTGGTTACCTGGGCCGCACCGACGCCTTTTCCGGAACTTCGGGCGCATGAAGGACCTCATCGCCCGCAGCGTCCGCGACCACCAGGACTCCCTCGACCCCAGCTCTCCCCGCGACTTCATCGATTGCTTCCTCAGCAAGATGGCACAA GAGAAGCAAGACCCGCACAGCCACTTCCACATGGATACCCTGCTGATGACCACACATAACCTGCTCTTTGGGGGCACCGAGACCGTGGGCACCACGCTGCGCCACGCCTTCCTTGTGCTCATGAAGTACCCAAAAGTGCAAG CCCGCGTACAGGAGGAGATCGACAGCGTTGTGGGACGGGCGCGGCTGCCGGCGCTGGAGGACCGAGCGGCCATGCCTTATACAGATGCGGTGATCCACGAGGTACAGCGCTTCGCAGACGTCATCCCCATGAACTTGCCGCACCGCGTCACCCGGGACACAGCCTTTCGCGGCTTCCAGATACCCAAG GGCACGGATGTCATCACCCTCCTTAATACAGTCCACTATGACCCCAGCCAGTTCCTGACGCCCCAGGAATTCAACCCTGAGCATTTTCTGGATGCCAATCAGTCCTTCAAGAAGAGCCCTGCCTTCATGCCCTTCTCAGCCG gTCGCCGAGTGTGCCTGGGCGAGTCGCTGGCGCGCATGGAGCTCTTCCTCTACCTCACCGCCATCCTGCAGAACTTCTCGCTGCAGCCGCTGGGGGCGCCCGAGGACATCGACCTGACGCCGCTCAGCTCCGGGCTCGGCAACTTACCGCGGCCTTTCCAGGTGTGCCTGCGCGCGCGCTGA
- the LOC123578918 gene encoding cytochrome P450 2F5 isoform X3: MAPTQGITPTGCKPGPLPRPQSQRAHAWSRSYLSRPRSSAGLAFSNGDRWKALRRFSIQILRNFGMGKKSIEERILEEGRFLLAELRKTEGRPFDPTFVLSRSVSNIICSVIFGSRFDYDDERLLTIIRLINDNFQIMSTPWGELYNVFPSVLDWLPGPHRRLFRNFGRMKDLIARSVRDHQDSLDPSSPRDFIDCFLSKMAQEKQDPHSHFHMDTLLMTTHNLLFGGTETVGTTLRHAFLVLMKYPKVQARVQEEIDSVVGRARLPALEDRAAMPYTDAVIHEVQRFADVIPMNLPHRVTRDTAFRGFQIPKGTDVITLLNTVHYDPSQFLTPQEFNPEHFLDANQSFKKSPAFMPFSAGRRVCLGESLARMELFLYLTAILQNFSLQPLGAPEDIDLTPLSSGLGNLPRPFQVCLRAR; the protein is encoded by the exons ATGGCACCCACCCAAGGCATCACTCCAACTGGCTGCAAGCCCGGGCCGCTCCCAAG gCCACAGAGCCAAAGGGCACACGCCTGGAGCAGATCATATCTCAGCCGTCCTAGAAGTTCAGCAG GCCTCGCCTTCTCCAATGGGGACCGGTGGAAGGCCCTGAGGAGGTTCTCCATCCAGATTCTGCGGAACTTCGGGATGGGGAAGAAGAGCATCGAGGAGCGGATCCTGGAGGAAGGCCGCTTCCTGCTGGCGGAGCTACGGAAAACTGAAG GCAGGCCCTTCGACCCCACGTTCGTGCTCAGCCGCTCGGTGTCGAACATCATCTGCTCTGTGATCTTCGGCAGCCGCTTTGACTACGACGATGAACGTCTGCTCACCATTATCCGCCTCATCAATGACAACTTCCAAATCATGAGCACCCCCTGGGGAGAG ttGTACAACGTCTTTCCAAGCGTCCTGGACTGGTTACCTGGGCCGCACCGACGCCTTTTCCGGAACTTCGGGCGCATGAAGGACCTCATCGCCCGCAGCGTCCGCGACCACCAGGACTCCCTCGACCCCAGCTCTCCCCGCGACTTCATCGATTGCTTCCTCAGCAAGATGGCACAA GAGAAGCAAGACCCGCACAGCCACTTCCACATGGATACCCTGCTGATGACCACACATAACCTGCTCTTTGGGGGCACCGAGACCGTGGGCACCACGCTGCGCCACGCCTTCCTTGTGCTCATGAAGTACCCAAAAGTGCAAG CCCGCGTACAGGAGGAGATCGACAGCGTTGTGGGACGGGCGCGGCTGCCGGCGCTGGAGGACCGAGCGGCCATGCCTTATACAGATGCGGTGATCCACGAGGTACAGCGCTTCGCAGACGTCATCCCCATGAACTTGCCGCACCGCGTCACCCGGGACACAGCCTTTCGCGGCTTCCAGATACCCAAG GGCACGGATGTCATCACCCTCCTTAATACAGTCCACTATGACCCCAGCCAGTTCCTGACGCCCCAGGAATTCAACCCTGAGCATTTTCTGGATGCCAATCAGTCCTTCAAGAAGAGCCCTGCCTTCATGCCCTTCTCAGCCG gTCGCCGAGTGTGCCTGGGCGAGTCGCTGGCGCGCATGGAGCTCTTCCTCTACCTCACCGCCATCCTGCAGAACTTCTCGCTGCAGCCGCTGGGGGCGCCCGAGGACATCGACCTGACGCCGCTCAGCTCCGGGCTCGGCAACTTACCGCGGCCTTTCCAGGTGTGCCTGCGCGCGCGCTGA